One Roseimaritima multifibrata DNA window includes the following coding sequences:
- a CDS encoding nitroreductase family protein produces the protein MNAPLPQDSVPQPFSSRWSPYAYTPRTVEKEKIEACFDAARWAPSSYNEQPWRFLIAFREQEAEFQRMLGCLNAPNQEWAKHAGVLILTAIHTRFDRNGSANRVALHDLGAAAGYFALQAAKEGLQAHQMAGVELEKIRTTYSLPEGYQPQTAIAVGYVDTQSTHSDLATRDQNPRTRKAFSEFVFSETWGKAGL, from the coding sequence ATGAATGCTCCGCTCCCCCAAGACTCCGTTCCCCAACCCTTCTCATCGCGTTGGAGTCCGTACGCCTACACGCCGCGAACGGTCGAAAAGGAAAAAATCGAAGCTTGCTTCGACGCGGCTCGCTGGGCCCCCAGCAGCTACAACGAACAACCTTGGCGATTCCTGATTGCGTTCCGCGAACAAGAAGCGGAATTCCAAAGGATGCTGGGCTGCTTAAACGCACCGAACCAAGAGTGGGCAAAACATGCTGGCGTCCTAATCCTGACGGCGATTCACACCCGGTTTGATCGCAATGGCTCAGCGAACCGAGTTGCCCTGCATGACCTGGGAGCCGCCGCCGGCTATTTCGCCTTGCAGGCCGCGAAGGAAGGGCTGCAGGCCCATCAGATGGCCGGCGTCGAATTGGAGAAAATCCGGACGACTTATTCTCTTCCCGAAGGGTACCAGCCCCAAACAGCCATCGCAGTTGGTTATGTTGACACCCAGTCAACCCATTCCGATTTAGCCACACGCGATCAGAACCCCCGCACCCGAAAAGCATTTTCGGAGTTTGTGTTTTCCGAAACTTGGGGAAAAGCCGGACTGTAG
- a CDS encoding DUF1571 domain-containing protein: MTYSTIPTPKKLSWTEPLANGLAIAFLGFGGCLFGEVTANAQDPLPTEEASPAAASDVLEAPITTDARNATKTPAATDDKVTDATDTADATDTAQKKTDTKITANSDKAATLRKLGPFLATAQTALKRFDNEISDYTCVLIKRERIYDRMSGPQYLWMKVRERKQEGDELITPLSIYIRYMKPAVMEGREILYVENERDGDMLARRGGRSIPNTTMQVRPTSMLAMSESRYPVTQAGLKHMLEELVRRIDVELRHTDCDLIEYGSAKINGRKCRHFEVRLNEQRPDSDYKIARILMDEELRLPIYFASYAWPEDPEAEPPLQEEYVFTRLSLNPGLTDKDFQRDNPEYKFAPEDSQPDEDLKRRVTTEAPAAADLPKD, encoded by the coding sequence ATGACTTACTCAACCATCCCCACGCCCAAAAAACTCTCCTGGACAGAGCCTCTAGCAAACGGCCTTGCCATCGCGTTTCTTGGTTTTGGCGGATGCCTCTTCGGCGAAGTCACCGCCAACGCCCAAGATCCCCTTCCCACCGAGGAAGCGAGCCCCGCGGCCGCTTCGGATGTTTTAGAGGCTCCAATCACAACGGATGCCCGGAATGCAACAAAAACTCCGGCTGCAACGGACGACAAAGTAACGGACGCCACCGACACAGCGGACGCAACCGACACAGCGCAAAAGAAAACCGATACCAAAATCACCGCCAATTCCGATAAAGCGGCAACGCTGCGGAAACTGGGCCCGTTCCTAGCAACCGCTCAGACGGCCCTTAAACGGTTTGATAACGAGATCAGCGATTACACCTGCGTGCTGATCAAACGCGAGCGAATCTATGATCGGATGAGTGGCCCACAGTACCTGTGGATGAAAGTTCGCGAGCGAAAACAAGAAGGGGACGAACTGATCACTCCACTCAGTATTTACATCCGCTACATGAAGCCAGCGGTGATGGAGGGGAGAGAGATCCTTTACGTAGAAAACGAACGGGACGGAGACATGCTGGCTCGACGCGGCGGTCGCAGCATCCCCAATACGACGATGCAAGTCCGACCGACCAGCATGCTGGCGATGTCGGAAAGTCGTTACCCGGTCACGCAAGCTGGTTTGAAGCACATGCTTGAGGAACTGGTCCGGCGAATCGATGTGGAACTTCGCCATACCGACTGCGATTTAATCGAATACGGTTCCGCAAAAATCAACGGGCGAAAGTGCCGACACTTCGAAGTCCGCCTGAACGAGCAACGCCCTGACTCGGACTACAAGATCGCTCGTATTCTGATGGATGAAGAATTGCGGTTGCCGATTTATTTCGCCAGCTACGCATGGCCCGAAGACCCTGAAGCCGAACCTCCACTTCAAGAAGAATATGTCTTCACTCGGTTAAGCTTGAACCCCGGATTGACGGACAAAGACTTTCAACGAGACAATCCAGAGTACAAGTTCGCCCCCGAAGACAGTCAGCCCGATGAAGATTTGAAACGACGGGTAACCACCGAGGCTCCGGCCGCTGCAGACCTCCCGAAGGATTAA
- a CDS encoding outer membrane protein assembly factor BamB family protein: MLQMSRFQSSSRPFLLYRVGMPGCLRRLACLVCFLGALPAWAQDGHRVALQGGDQLMILAADGSTEWQRKWGGIHDLHVLPNGNLMVQEGAAAVVEIDKDSKDVIWKYDSRSQNTTAKKGTTEKPIEVHTFQPLPNGKVMIAETTRKRIIEVDRDGKVHSEVPLQVDHPHPHTDTRLARKLDNGHYLVCHEGDGTVREYDAAGKVVWEYQVPMFGRQAAGGHGPEAFGNKVFSAVRLENGNTLMGTGNGHSVLEVQPDGEIVWSIQQNELPGIRLAWVTTVQVLENGNRVIGNCHAGPGQPILIEIEPKTKKVVWTLDRFEDLGNNVSNSVVLED; encoded by the coding sequence ATGTTGCAAATGTCGCGTTTTCAATCTTCTAGTCGTCCGTTTTTACTATACCGTGTCGGGATGCCAGGATGCTTGCGTCGGCTGGCTTGTCTGGTTTGTTTTCTGGGGGCTCTTCCCGCGTGGGCACAGGACGGGCATCGCGTGGCGCTGCAGGGTGGCGATCAGTTGATGATTTTGGCCGCCGATGGATCGACGGAATGGCAACGAAAATGGGGCGGGATCCATGACCTGCACGTTCTTCCCAACGGGAATTTGATGGTGCAGGAAGGGGCGGCCGCCGTGGTGGAAATCGACAAGGATTCAAAGGACGTCATTTGGAAATACGATTCTAGGTCACAGAATACGACCGCGAAAAAAGGAACCACCGAAAAACCGATCGAGGTCCACACCTTTCAGCCGCTCCCCAATGGAAAGGTGATGATCGCTGAAACGACTCGCAAACGAATTATCGAAGTCGATCGCGATGGCAAAGTGCATTCGGAAGTCCCGTTGCAGGTCGATCACCCACATCCGCATACCGATACGCGATTGGCTCGCAAATTGGATAACGGGCATTACCTGGTTTGCCATGAAGGGGATGGGACCGTTCGTGAATACGATGCGGCTGGCAAAGTGGTGTGGGAGTACCAGGTTCCCATGTTTGGACGGCAGGCCGCAGGTGGCCATGGCCCCGAAGCTTTTGGCAACAAGGTCTTTTCCGCGGTTCGCCTAGAGAACGGAAACACGCTGATGGGAACCGGAAACGGACATAGCGTTCTGGAAGTTCAGCCCGATGGAGAAATCGTTTGGAGCATCCAGCAGAATGAGCTGCCGGGCATTCGCTTGGCCTGGGTGACGACCGTTCAGGTTTTGGAAAACGGGAATCGAGTCATCGGCAATTGCCACGCTGGTCCAGGGCAACCGATCCTCATCGAAATCGAACCGAAAACCAAGAAGGTCGTTTGGACGCTTGATCGTTTCGAAGATTTAGGGAACAACGTTTCAAATAGCGTCGTTTTAGAAGACTAA